In Ovis canadensis isolate MfBH-ARS-UI-01 breed Bighorn chromosome 11, ARS-UI_OviCan_v2, whole genome shotgun sequence, one genomic interval encodes:
- the TEPSIN gene encoding AP-4 complex accessory subunit tepsin isoform X2, with the protein MAATPPLRDRLSFLHRLPILLKGTSDDDVPCPGYLFEEIAKISHESLGSSQCLLEYLLNRLHSGSGRVKLKVLKILLHLCGHGSSSFLLILKRNPAFIQEAAVFAGPPDPLHGNSLYQKVRAAAQDLGAALYSDALSPPPPSQPPRTLPPAGMGSQSRPQSVLQGFGYSKERGHTGSAGEAFLSTIQKAAEVVASAVRPGPESPSCQRSLPRGDAYQPAVTPSTSLGTPASGSSLPAASPGSRAARHQPGQAGGGWDELDSSPSSQDSSQENDDLGKASDSGSRSGSDSPSGASRAPSDLAERVEAVTLSDCQQELSLVRTVTQGQHTFLSREEVQHFVKECGLLNCEAVLELLIGHLAATSERVQMRALGAIASLGCTDLLSQERVLLLTRPRLQELSEGSPGPVTNKATKILRHFEASCRQWPPARRPPAEPGPAAAHVGPSDLLTDALPFTGGPAFLQPLSSALFLPKGSTPPSGMQPSPVPPVSPDSCPLPVPGAAREAETRLAGSTDQGATSEQGPLCMDTPKGGPEISLGPSHSCSSLFAGMELVACPRLVGAGTAAEEPLPAHQTPWTLSQRLAAKEPCGSEPSAFAFLNS; encoded by the exons ATGGCGGCCACGCCGCCGCTGCGGGACCGCCTGAGCTTTCTGCACCGG CTCCCGATTCTCCTGAAGGGAACGTCGGATGATGATGTCCCGTGTCCGGGCTACCTGTTTGAGGAGATTGCCA AGATCTCCCACGAATCCCTGGGCAGCAGCCAGTGTCTCCTGGAGTACCTGCTGAACCGTCTGCACAGCGGCTCTGGCCGCGTGAAGCTCAAG GTGCTGAAGATCCTGCTGCACCTGTGTGGTCATGGctcctcttcctttctgctcATCCTGAAGCGCAACCCTGCCTTCATCCAGGAAGCCGCGG TTTTCGCGGGGCCCCCGGATCCTCTCCACGGGAACAGCCTGTACCAGAAGGTGCGGGCGGCCGCCCAG GACTTGGGGGCTGCCTTGTACTCCGACGCCTTGtcacctccacctccctcccagcctcccaggaccctgcccccAGCAG GCATGGGCTCCCAGTCCAGGCCCCAGAGCGTCCTGCAGGGCTTCGGCTACAGCAAGGAGCGGGGTCACACAG GCTCTGCAGGTGAAGCCTTCCTGTCCACCATCCAGAAAGCCGCAGAGGTGGTGGCCAGCGCCGTGCGCCCTGGGCCTGAGAGCCCCAGCTGTCAGAGGTCCCTTCCGCGGGGTGACGCCTACCAGCCGGCCGTGACACCTTCAACCAGCCTCGGCACCCCTGCCTCCGGGAGCTCTCTCCCTGCGGCCAGCCCAGGATCCCGAG CAGCGAGACACCAGCCTGGGCAGGCCGGAGGCGGCTGGGATGAGCTGGACAGCAGTCCCAGCTCTCAGGATTCTTCCCAGGAGAACGATGATCTGGGCAAGGCCTCGGACTCGGGTAGTCGGTCGGGCAGCGACAGCCCCTCGGGGGCCAGCCGGGCACCTAGTGACCTGGCAGAAAG GGTTGAGGCTGTGACCCTGAGTGACTGCCAGCAGGAGCTGAGCCTGGTCCGGACTGTGACCCAGGGGCAGCACACCTTCCTGAGCCGAGAGGAGGTGCAGCACTTCGTCAAAGA GTGTGGCCTCCTCAACTGTGAGGCTGTGCTGGAGCTGCTCATCGGCCACCTGGCTGCCACCAGTGAGCGTGTTCAGATG AGAGCCCTAGGTGCCATCGCCTCCCTCGGGTGCACTGACCTGCTCTCCCAGGAGCGAGTCCTGCTCCTCACCCGGCCTCGGCTGCAGGAGCTCAGTGAGGGCAGCCCTGGACCCGTGACCAACAAGGCCACAAAG ATCCTGAGACACTTTGAAGCCTCCTGCCGACAGTGGCCCCCTGCCCGGAGGCCCCCAGCTGAGCCTGGCCCTGCAGCTGCCCATGTGGGCCCATCAGACCTGTTGACTGACGCCCTGCCTTTCACCGGAGGCCCAGCCTTCCTGCAGCCTCTGAGTTCAGCTCTGTTTTTGCCCAAGGGCAGCACACCCCCATCAGGGATGCAGCCCAGCCCTGTGCCCCCGGTGTCCCCGGACAGCTGCCCCCTtccagtccctggggctgccagGGAGGCTGAGACCAGGCTGGCAGGTTCCACAGACCAGGGAGCTACATCTGAGCAGGGCCCGCTCTGCATGGACACCCCAAAGGGAGGGCCAGAGATCAGCCTGGGCCCCAGCCACAGCTGTAGCTCCTTATTTGCTGGCATGGAACTGGTGGCTTGTCCCCGCCTGGTGGGGGCCGGGACTGCTGCAGAGGAGCCCCTcccagcccaccagactccctggACGTTGTCACAGAGGCTGGCAGCAAAAGAGCCTTGCGGCTCGGAGCCGTCAGCTTTCGCATTCTTAAACTCATGA
- the TEPSIN gene encoding AP-4 complex accessory subunit tepsin isoform X6, which yields MAATPPLRDRLSFLHRLPILLKGTSDDDVPCPGYLFEEIAKISHESLGSSQCLLEYLLNRLHSGSGRVKLKVLKILLHLCGHGSSSFLLILKRNPAFIQEAAVFAGPPDPLHGNSLYQKVRAAAQDLGAALYSDALSPPPPSQPPRTLPPAGMGSQSRPQSVLQGFGYSKERGHTGSAGEAFLSTIQKAAEVVASAVRPGPESPSCQRSLPRGDAYQPAVTPSTSLGTPASGSSLPAASPGSRGGVSWSWNPAARHQPGQAGGGWDELDSSPSSQDSSQENDDLGKASDSGSRSGSDSPSGASRAPSDLAERVEAVTLSDCQQELSLVRTVTQGQHTFLSREEVQHFVKECGLLNCEAVLELLIGHLAATSERVQMRALGAIASLGCTDLLSQERVLLLTRPRLQELSEGSPGPVTNKATKILRHFEASCRQWPPARRPPAEPGPAAAHVGPSDLLTDALPFTGGPAFLQPLSSALFLPKGSTPPSGMQPSPVPPVSPDSCPLPVPGAAREAETRLAGSTDQGATSEQGPLCMDTPKGGPEISLGPSHSCSSLFAGMELVACPRLVGAGTAAEEPLPAHQTPWTLSQRLAAKEPCGSEPSAFAFLNS from the exons ATGGCGGCCACGCCGCCGCTGCGGGACCGCCTGAGCTTTCTGCACCGG CTCCCGATTCTCCTGAAGGGAACGTCGGATGATGATGTCCCGTGTCCGGGCTACCTGTTTGAGGAGATTGCCA AGATCTCCCACGAATCCCTGGGCAGCAGCCAGTGTCTCCTGGAGTACCTGCTGAACCGTCTGCACAGCGGCTCTGGCCGCGTGAAGCTCAAG GTGCTGAAGATCCTGCTGCACCTGTGTGGTCATGGctcctcttcctttctgctcATCCTGAAGCGCAACCCTGCCTTCATCCAGGAAGCCGCGG TTTTCGCGGGGCCCCCGGATCCTCTCCACGGGAACAGCCTGTACCAGAAGGTGCGGGCGGCCGCCCAG GACTTGGGGGCTGCCTTGTACTCCGACGCCTTGtcacctccacctccctcccagcctcccaggaccctgcccccAGCAG GCATGGGCTCCCAGTCCAGGCCCCAGAGCGTCCTGCAGGGCTTCGGCTACAGCAAGGAGCGGGGTCACACAG GCTCTGCAGGTGAAGCCTTCCTGTCCACCATCCAGAAAGCCGCAGAGGTGGTGGCCAGCGCCGTGCGCCCTGGGCCTGAGAGCCCCAGCTGTCAGAGGTCCCTTCCGCGGGGTGACGCCTACCAGCCGGCCGTGACACCTTCAACCAGCCTCGGCACCCCTGCCTCCGGGAGCTCTCTCCCTGCGGCCAGCCCAGGATCCCGAG GTGGTGTTTCCTGGAGCTGGAACCCAG CAGCGAGACACCAGCCTGGGCAGGCCGGAGGCGGCTGGGATGAGCTGGACAGCAGTCCCAGCTCTCAGGATTCTTCCCAGGAGAACGATGATCTGGGCAAGGCCTCGGACTCGGGTAGTCGGTCGGGCAGCGACAGCCCCTCGGGGGCCAGCCGGGCACCTAGTGACCTGGCAGAAAG GGTTGAGGCTGTGACCCTGAGTGACTGCCAGCAGGAGCTGAGCCTGGTCCGGACTGTGACCCAGGGGCAGCACACCTTCCTGAGCCGAGAGGAGGTGCAGCACTTCGTCAAAGA GTGTGGCCTCCTCAACTGTGAGGCTGTGCTGGAGCTGCTCATCGGCCACCTGGCTGCCACCAGTGAGCGTGTTCAGATG AGAGCCCTAGGTGCCATCGCCTCCCTCGGGTGCACTGACCTGCTCTCCCAGGAGCGAGTCCTGCTCCTCACCCGGCCTCGGCTGCAGGAGCTCAGTGAGGGCAGCCCTGGACCCGTGACCAACAAGGCCACAAAG ATCCTGAGACACTTTGAAGCCTCCTGCCGACAGTGGCCCCCTGCCCGGAGGCCCCCAGCTGAGCCTGGCCCTGCAGCTGCCCATGTGGGCCCATCAGACCTGTTGACTGACGCCCTGCCTTTCACCGGAGGCCCAGCCTTCCTGCAGCCTCTGAGTTCAGCTCTGTTTTTGCCCAAGGGCAGCACACCCCCATCAGGGATGCAGCCCAGCCCTGTGCCCCCGGTGTCCCCGGACAGCTGCCCCCTtccagtccctggggctgccagGGAGGCTGAGACCAGGCTGGCAGGTTCCACAGACCAGGGAGCTACATCTGAGCAGGGCCCGCTCTGCATGGACACCCCAAAGGGAGGGCCAGAGATCAGCCTGGGCCCCAGCCACAGCTGTAGCTCCTTATTTGCTGGCATGGAACTGGTGGCTTGTCCCCGCCTGGTGGGGGCCGGGACTGCTGCAGAGGAGCCCCTcccagcccaccagactccctggACGTTGTCACAGAGGCTGGCAGCAAAAGAGCCTTGCGGCTCGGAGCCGTCAGCTTTCGCATTCTTAAACTCATGA
- the TEPSIN gene encoding AP-4 complex accessory subunit tepsin isoform X4: protein MAATPPLRDRLSFLHRLPILLKGTSDDDVPCPGYLFEEIANLPRIPGQQPVSPGVPAEPSAQRLWPREAQVFAGPPDPLHGNSLYQKVRAAAQDLGAALYSDALSPPPPSQPPRTLPPAGMGSQSRPQSVLQGFGYSKERGHTGSAGEAFLSTIQKAAEVVASAVRPGPESPSCQRSLPRGDAYQPAVTPSTSLGTPASGSSLPAASPGSRGGVSWSWNPAARHQPGQAGGGWDELDSSPSSQDSSQENDDLGKASDSGSRSGSDSPSGASRAPSDLAERVEAVTLSDCQQELSLVRTVTQGQHTFLSREEVQHFVKECGLLNCEAVLELLIGHLAATSERVQMRALGAIASLGCTDLLSQERVLLLTRPRLQELSEGSPGPVTNKATKILRHFEASCRQWPPARRPPAEPGPAAAHVGPSDLLTDALPFTGGPAFLQPLSSALFLPKGSTPPSGMQPSPVPPVSPDSCPLPVPGAAREAETRLAGSTDQGATSEQGPLCMDTPKGGPEISLGPSHSCSSLFAGMELVACPRLVGAGTAAEEPLPAHQTPWTLSQRLAAKEPCGSEPSAFAFLNS, encoded by the exons ATGGCGGCCACGCCGCCGCTGCGGGACCGCCTGAGCTTTCTGCACCGG CTCCCGATTCTCCTGAAGGGAACGTCGGATGATGATGTCCCGTGTCCGGGCTACCTGTTTGAGGAGATTGCCA ATCTCCCACGAATCCCTGGGCAGCAGCCAGTGTCTCCTGGAGTACCTGCTGAACCGTCTGCACAGCGGCTCTGGCCGCGTGAAGCTCAAG TTTTCGCGGGGCCCCCGGATCCTCTCCACGGGAACAGCCTGTACCAGAAGGTGCGGGCGGCCGCCCAG GACTTGGGGGCTGCCTTGTACTCCGACGCCTTGtcacctccacctccctcccagcctcccaggaccctgcccccAGCAG GCATGGGCTCCCAGTCCAGGCCCCAGAGCGTCCTGCAGGGCTTCGGCTACAGCAAGGAGCGGGGTCACACAG GCTCTGCAGGTGAAGCCTTCCTGTCCACCATCCAGAAAGCCGCAGAGGTGGTGGCCAGCGCCGTGCGCCCTGGGCCTGAGAGCCCCAGCTGTCAGAGGTCCCTTCCGCGGGGTGACGCCTACCAGCCGGCCGTGACACCTTCAACCAGCCTCGGCACCCCTGCCTCCGGGAGCTCTCTCCCTGCGGCCAGCCCAGGATCCCGAG GTGGTGTTTCCTGGAGCTGGAACCCAG CAGCGAGACACCAGCCTGGGCAGGCCGGAGGCGGCTGGGATGAGCTGGACAGCAGTCCCAGCTCTCAGGATTCTTCCCAGGAGAACGATGATCTGGGCAAGGCCTCGGACTCGGGTAGTCGGTCGGGCAGCGACAGCCCCTCGGGGGCCAGCCGGGCACCTAGTGACCTGGCAGAAAG GGTTGAGGCTGTGACCCTGAGTGACTGCCAGCAGGAGCTGAGCCTGGTCCGGACTGTGACCCAGGGGCAGCACACCTTCCTGAGCCGAGAGGAGGTGCAGCACTTCGTCAAAGA GTGTGGCCTCCTCAACTGTGAGGCTGTGCTGGAGCTGCTCATCGGCCACCTGGCTGCCACCAGTGAGCGTGTTCAGATG AGAGCCCTAGGTGCCATCGCCTCCCTCGGGTGCACTGACCTGCTCTCCCAGGAGCGAGTCCTGCTCCTCACCCGGCCTCGGCTGCAGGAGCTCAGTGAGGGCAGCCCTGGACCCGTGACCAACAAGGCCACAAAG ATCCTGAGACACTTTGAAGCCTCCTGCCGACAGTGGCCCCCTGCCCGGAGGCCCCCAGCTGAGCCTGGCCCTGCAGCTGCCCATGTGGGCCCATCAGACCTGTTGACTGACGCCCTGCCTTTCACCGGAGGCCCAGCCTTCCTGCAGCCTCTGAGTTCAGCTCTGTTTTTGCCCAAGGGCAGCACACCCCCATCAGGGATGCAGCCCAGCCCTGTGCCCCCGGTGTCCCCGGACAGCTGCCCCCTtccagtccctggggctgccagGGAGGCTGAGACCAGGCTGGCAGGTTCCACAGACCAGGGAGCTACATCTGAGCAGGGCCCGCTCTGCATGGACACCCCAAAGGGAGGGCCAGAGATCAGCCTGGGCCCCAGCCACAGCTGTAGCTCCTTATTTGCTGGCATGGAACTGGTGGCTTGTCCCCGCCTGGTGGGGGCCGGGACTGCTGCAGAGGAGCCCCTcccagcccaccagactccctggACGTTGTCACAGAGGCTGGCAGCAAAAGAGCCTTGCGGCTCGGAGCCGTCAGCTTTCGCATTCTTAAACTCATGA
- the TEPSIN gene encoding AP-4 complex accessory subunit tepsin isoform X5, whose product MAATPPLRDRLSFLHRLPILLKGTSDDDVPCPGYLFEEIANLPRIPGQQPVSPGVPAEPSAQRLWPREAQVFAGPPDPLHGNSLYQKVRAAAQDLGAALYSDALSPPPPSQPPRTLPPAGMGSQSRPQSVLQGFGYSKERGHTGSAGEAFLSTIQKAAEVVASAVRPGPESPSCQRSLPRGDAYQPAVTPSTSLGTPASGSSLPAASPGSRAARHQPGQAGGGWDELDSSPSSQDSSQENDDLGKASDSGSRSGSDSPSGASRAPSDLAERVEAVTLSDCQQELSLVRTVTQGQHTFLSREEVQHFVKECGLLNCEAVLELLIGHLAATSERVQMRALGAIASLGCTDLLSQERVLLLTRPRLQELSEGSPGPVTNKATKILRHFEASCRQWPPARRPPAEPGPAAAHVGPSDLLTDALPFTGGPAFLQPLSSALFLPKGSTPPSGMQPSPVPPVSPDSCPLPVPGAAREAETRLAGSTDQGATSEQGPLCMDTPKGGPEISLGPSHSCSSLFAGMELVACPRLVGAGTAAEEPLPAHQTPWTLSQRLAAKEPCGSEPSAFAFLNS is encoded by the exons ATGGCGGCCACGCCGCCGCTGCGGGACCGCCTGAGCTTTCTGCACCGG CTCCCGATTCTCCTGAAGGGAACGTCGGATGATGATGTCCCGTGTCCGGGCTACCTGTTTGAGGAGATTGCCA ATCTCCCACGAATCCCTGGGCAGCAGCCAGTGTCTCCTGGAGTACCTGCTGAACCGTCTGCACAGCGGCTCTGGCCGCGTGAAGCTCAAG TTTTCGCGGGGCCCCCGGATCCTCTCCACGGGAACAGCCTGTACCAGAAGGTGCGGGCGGCCGCCCAG GACTTGGGGGCTGCCTTGTACTCCGACGCCTTGtcacctccacctccctcccagcctcccaggaccctgcccccAGCAG GCATGGGCTCCCAGTCCAGGCCCCAGAGCGTCCTGCAGGGCTTCGGCTACAGCAAGGAGCGGGGTCACACAG GCTCTGCAGGTGAAGCCTTCCTGTCCACCATCCAGAAAGCCGCAGAGGTGGTGGCCAGCGCCGTGCGCCCTGGGCCTGAGAGCCCCAGCTGTCAGAGGTCCCTTCCGCGGGGTGACGCCTACCAGCCGGCCGTGACACCTTCAACCAGCCTCGGCACCCCTGCCTCCGGGAGCTCTCTCCCTGCGGCCAGCCCAGGATCCCGAG CAGCGAGACACCAGCCTGGGCAGGCCGGAGGCGGCTGGGATGAGCTGGACAGCAGTCCCAGCTCTCAGGATTCTTCCCAGGAGAACGATGATCTGGGCAAGGCCTCGGACTCGGGTAGTCGGTCGGGCAGCGACAGCCCCTCGGGGGCCAGCCGGGCACCTAGTGACCTGGCAGAAAG GGTTGAGGCTGTGACCCTGAGTGACTGCCAGCAGGAGCTGAGCCTGGTCCGGACTGTGACCCAGGGGCAGCACACCTTCCTGAGCCGAGAGGAGGTGCAGCACTTCGTCAAAGA GTGTGGCCTCCTCAACTGTGAGGCTGTGCTGGAGCTGCTCATCGGCCACCTGGCTGCCACCAGTGAGCGTGTTCAGATG AGAGCCCTAGGTGCCATCGCCTCCCTCGGGTGCACTGACCTGCTCTCCCAGGAGCGAGTCCTGCTCCTCACCCGGCCTCGGCTGCAGGAGCTCAGTGAGGGCAGCCCTGGACCCGTGACCAACAAGGCCACAAAG ATCCTGAGACACTTTGAAGCCTCCTGCCGACAGTGGCCCCCTGCCCGGAGGCCCCCAGCTGAGCCTGGCCCTGCAGCTGCCCATGTGGGCCCATCAGACCTGTTGACTGACGCCCTGCCTTTCACCGGAGGCCCAGCCTTCCTGCAGCCTCTGAGTTCAGCTCTGTTTTTGCCCAAGGGCAGCACACCCCCATCAGGGATGCAGCCCAGCCCTGTGCCCCCGGTGTCCCCGGACAGCTGCCCCCTtccagtccctggggctgccagGGAGGCTGAGACCAGGCTGGCAGGTTCCACAGACCAGGGAGCTACATCTGAGCAGGGCCCGCTCTGCATGGACACCCCAAAGGGAGGGCCAGAGATCAGCCTGGGCCCCAGCCACAGCTGTAGCTCCTTATTTGCTGGCATGGAACTGGTGGCTTGTCCCCGCCTGGTGGGGGCCGGGACTGCTGCAGAGGAGCCCCTcccagcccaccagactccctggACGTTGTCACAGAGGCTGGCAGCAAAAGAGCCTTGCGGCTCGGAGCCGTCAGCTTTCGCATTCTTAAACTCATGA
- the TEPSIN gene encoding AP-4 complex accessory subunit tepsin isoform X1, producing the protein MAATPPLRDRLSFLHRLPILLKGTSDDDVPCPGYLFEEIAKISHESLGSSQCLLEYLLNRLHSGSGRVKLKVLKILLHLCGHGSSSFLLILKRNPAFIQEAAVFAGPPDPLHGNSLYQKVRAAAQDLGAALYSDALSPPPPSQPPRTLPPAGMGSQSRPQSVLQGFGYSKERGHTGSAGEAFLSTIQKAAEVVASAVRPGPESPSCQRSLPRGDAYQPAVTPSTSLGTPASGSSLPAASPGSRGGVSWSWNPARHQPGQAGGGWDELDSSPSSQDSSQENDDLGKASDSGSRSGSDSPSGASRAPSDLAERVEAVTLSDCQQELSLVRTVTQGQHTFLSREEVQHFVKECGLLNCEAVLELLIGHLAATSERVQMRALGAIASLGCTDLLSQERVLLLTRPRLQELSEGSPGPVTNKATKILRHFEASCRQWPPARRPPAEPGPAAAHVGPSDLLTDALPFTGGPAFLQPLSSALFLPKGSTPPSGMQPSPVPPVSPDSCPLPVPGAAREAETRLAGSTDQGATSEQGPLCMDTPKGGPEISLGPSHSCSSLFAGMELVACPRLVGAGTAAEEPLPAHQTPWTLSQRLAAKEPCGSEPSAFAFLNS; encoded by the exons ATGGCGGCCACGCCGCCGCTGCGGGACCGCCTGAGCTTTCTGCACCGG CTCCCGATTCTCCTGAAGGGAACGTCGGATGATGATGTCCCGTGTCCGGGCTACCTGTTTGAGGAGATTGCCA AGATCTCCCACGAATCCCTGGGCAGCAGCCAGTGTCTCCTGGAGTACCTGCTGAACCGTCTGCACAGCGGCTCTGGCCGCGTGAAGCTCAAG GTGCTGAAGATCCTGCTGCACCTGTGTGGTCATGGctcctcttcctttctgctcATCCTGAAGCGCAACCCTGCCTTCATCCAGGAAGCCGCGG TTTTCGCGGGGCCCCCGGATCCTCTCCACGGGAACAGCCTGTACCAGAAGGTGCGGGCGGCCGCCCAG GACTTGGGGGCTGCCTTGTACTCCGACGCCTTGtcacctccacctccctcccagcctcccaggaccctgcccccAGCAG GCATGGGCTCCCAGTCCAGGCCCCAGAGCGTCCTGCAGGGCTTCGGCTACAGCAAGGAGCGGGGTCACACAG GCTCTGCAGGTGAAGCCTTCCTGTCCACCATCCAGAAAGCCGCAGAGGTGGTGGCCAGCGCCGTGCGCCCTGGGCCTGAGAGCCCCAGCTGTCAGAGGTCCCTTCCGCGGGGTGACGCCTACCAGCCGGCCGTGACACCTTCAACCAGCCTCGGCACCCCTGCCTCCGGGAGCTCTCTCCCTGCGGCCAGCCCAGGATCCCGAG GTGGTGTTTCCTGGAGCTGGAACCCAG CGAGACACCAGCCTGGGCAGGCCGGAGGCGGCTGGGATGAGCTGGACAGCAGTCCCAGCTCTCAGGATTCTTCCCAGGAGAACGATGATCTGGGCAAGGCCTCGGACTCGGGTAGTCGGTCGGGCAGCGACAGCCCCTCGGGGGCCAGCCGGGCACCTAGTGACCTGGCAGAAAG GGTTGAGGCTGTGACCCTGAGTGACTGCCAGCAGGAGCTGAGCCTGGTCCGGACTGTGACCCAGGGGCAGCACACCTTCCTGAGCCGAGAGGAGGTGCAGCACTTCGTCAAAGA GTGTGGCCTCCTCAACTGTGAGGCTGTGCTGGAGCTGCTCATCGGCCACCTGGCTGCCACCAGTGAGCGTGTTCAGATG AGAGCCCTAGGTGCCATCGCCTCCCTCGGGTGCACTGACCTGCTCTCCCAGGAGCGAGTCCTGCTCCTCACCCGGCCTCGGCTGCAGGAGCTCAGTGAGGGCAGCCCTGGACCCGTGACCAACAAGGCCACAAAG ATCCTGAGACACTTTGAAGCCTCCTGCCGACAGTGGCCCCCTGCCCGGAGGCCCCCAGCTGAGCCTGGCCCTGCAGCTGCCCATGTGGGCCCATCAGACCTGTTGACTGACGCCCTGCCTTTCACCGGAGGCCCAGCCTTCCTGCAGCCTCTGAGTTCAGCTCTGTTTTTGCCCAAGGGCAGCACACCCCCATCAGGGATGCAGCCCAGCCCTGTGCCCCCGGTGTCCCCGGACAGCTGCCCCCTtccagtccctggggctgccagGGAGGCTGAGACCAGGCTGGCAGGTTCCACAGACCAGGGAGCTACATCTGAGCAGGGCCCGCTCTGCATGGACACCCCAAAGGGAGGGCCAGAGATCAGCCTGGGCCCCAGCCACAGCTGTAGCTCCTTATTTGCTGGCATGGAACTGGTGGCTTGTCCCCGCCTGGTGGGGGCCGGGACTGCTGCAGAGGAGCCCCTcccagcccaccagactccctggACGTTGTCACAGAGGCTGGCAGCAAAAGAGCCTTGCGGCTCGGAGCCGTCAGCTTTCGCATTCTTAAACTCATGA
- the TEPSIN gene encoding AP-4 complex accessory subunit tepsin isoform X3: MAATPPLRDRLSFLHRLPILLKGTSDDDVPCPGYLFEEIAKISHESLGSSQCLLEYLLNRLHSGSGRVKLKVLKILLHLCGHGSSSFLLILKRNPAFIQEAAVFAGPPDPLHGNSLYQKVRAAAQDLGAALYSDALSPPPPSQPPRTLPPAGMGSQSRPQSVLQGFGYSKERGHTGSAGEAFLSTIQKAAEVVASAVRPGPESPSCQRSLPRGDAYQPAVTPSTSLGTPASGSSLPAASPGSRARHQPGQAGGGWDELDSSPSSQDSSQENDDLGKASDSGSRSGSDSPSGASRAPSDLAERVEAVTLSDCQQELSLVRTVTQGQHTFLSREEVQHFVKECGLLNCEAVLELLIGHLAATSERVQMRALGAIASLGCTDLLSQERVLLLTRPRLQELSEGSPGPVTNKATKILRHFEASCRQWPPARRPPAEPGPAAAHVGPSDLLTDALPFTGGPAFLQPLSSALFLPKGSTPPSGMQPSPVPPVSPDSCPLPVPGAAREAETRLAGSTDQGATSEQGPLCMDTPKGGPEISLGPSHSCSSLFAGMELVACPRLVGAGTAAEEPLPAHQTPWTLSQRLAAKEPCGSEPSAFAFLNS; this comes from the exons ATGGCGGCCACGCCGCCGCTGCGGGACCGCCTGAGCTTTCTGCACCGG CTCCCGATTCTCCTGAAGGGAACGTCGGATGATGATGTCCCGTGTCCGGGCTACCTGTTTGAGGAGATTGCCA AGATCTCCCACGAATCCCTGGGCAGCAGCCAGTGTCTCCTGGAGTACCTGCTGAACCGTCTGCACAGCGGCTCTGGCCGCGTGAAGCTCAAG GTGCTGAAGATCCTGCTGCACCTGTGTGGTCATGGctcctcttcctttctgctcATCCTGAAGCGCAACCCTGCCTTCATCCAGGAAGCCGCGG TTTTCGCGGGGCCCCCGGATCCTCTCCACGGGAACAGCCTGTACCAGAAGGTGCGGGCGGCCGCCCAG GACTTGGGGGCTGCCTTGTACTCCGACGCCTTGtcacctccacctccctcccagcctcccaggaccctgcccccAGCAG GCATGGGCTCCCAGTCCAGGCCCCAGAGCGTCCTGCAGGGCTTCGGCTACAGCAAGGAGCGGGGTCACACAG GCTCTGCAGGTGAAGCCTTCCTGTCCACCATCCAGAAAGCCGCAGAGGTGGTGGCCAGCGCCGTGCGCCCTGGGCCTGAGAGCCCCAGCTGTCAGAGGTCCCTTCCGCGGGGTGACGCCTACCAGCCGGCCGTGACACCTTCAACCAGCCTCGGCACCCCTGCCTCCGGGAGCTCTCTCCCTGCGGCCAGCCCAGGATCCCGAG CGAGACACCAGCCTGGGCAGGCCGGAGGCGGCTGGGATGAGCTGGACAGCAGTCCCAGCTCTCAGGATTCTTCCCAGGAGAACGATGATCTGGGCAAGGCCTCGGACTCGGGTAGTCGGTCGGGCAGCGACAGCCCCTCGGGGGCCAGCCGGGCACCTAGTGACCTGGCAGAAAG GGTTGAGGCTGTGACCCTGAGTGACTGCCAGCAGGAGCTGAGCCTGGTCCGGACTGTGACCCAGGGGCAGCACACCTTCCTGAGCCGAGAGGAGGTGCAGCACTTCGTCAAAGA GTGTGGCCTCCTCAACTGTGAGGCTGTGCTGGAGCTGCTCATCGGCCACCTGGCTGCCACCAGTGAGCGTGTTCAGATG AGAGCCCTAGGTGCCATCGCCTCCCTCGGGTGCACTGACCTGCTCTCCCAGGAGCGAGTCCTGCTCCTCACCCGGCCTCGGCTGCAGGAGCTCAGTGAGGGCAGCCCTGGACCCGTGACCAACAAGGCCACAAAG ATCCTGAGACACTTTGAAGCCTCCTGCCGACAGTGGCCCCCTGCCCGGAGGCCCCCAGCTGAGCCTGGCCCTGCAGCTGCCCATGTGGGCCCATCAGACCTGTTGACTGACGCCCTGCCTTTCACCGGAGGCCCAGCCTTCCTGCAGCCTCTGAGTTCAGCTCTGTTTTTGCCCAAGGGCAGCACACCCCCATCAGGGATGCAGCCCAGCCCTGTGCCCCCGGTGTCCCCGGACAGCTGCCCCCTtccagtccctggggctgccagGGAGGCTGAGACCAGGCTGGCAGGTTCCACAGACCAGGGAGCTACATCTGAGCAGGGCCCGCTCTGCATGGACACCCCAAAGGGAGGGCCAGAGATCAGCCTGGGCCCCAGCCACAGCTGTAGCTCCTTATTTGCTGGCATGGAACTGGTGGCTTGTCCCCGCCTGGTGGGGGCCGGGACTGCTGCAGAGGAGCCCCTcccagcccaccagactccctggACGTTGTCACAGAGGCTGGCAGCAAAAGAGCCTTGCGGCTCGGAGCCGTCAGCTTTCGCATTCTTAAACTCATGA